A region of the Corticium candelabrum chromosome 4, ooCorCand1.1, whole genome shotgun sequence genome:
ATATCTTACCAATACACGGTGTTAAGGCAATAGGTCTAAATAAAGAAGGATCGTGGGGATCTTTGGATGCAGCAGGCTTGGCAAAGAGACGTATGACACCAGTTTTCCAAAGTTGTGGGATGGAGGCAGAAAGccagcaacaattaaatagATCCAGCAGTGCAGGCAGTAGAGAAGGACACATCTTGAATACAAGATAGGATAACCCATCCAGAGGACTCGGAGCTGCAGAATTTTGAGTAGATTTGATTTTCTTAAGAATCTCAGAAGTTGAAAATGGACGAATATCAAAGTCACGAGAAGGAGGTCGAGGAGAAGACACACCAGAAGGAAGCACAGGAGGGGGAGGAAGAGACTGTTTGGAGTAAGTAGACTGGAAGAAAGTATAGGCTTCATCAGCAGAAAACTGTGGCAGTACGTTAGAGGTGTCAGAGTCATCAGAGAACAAATCCTTAGAGAACTTCCAAAAGTTGGTTGAACAGCGTTTATTAGCATTTCTAGCAGAAGACTTGAGATCCCGTTTATTCATGACAGCTTTCAGTTTACTATGACGTCTAATTAG
Encoded here:
- the LOC134177918 gene encoding uncharacterized protein LOC134177918, producing MWSDVNDWVQSAVVPNVLEAVGVESKYQVIRERLYYGLKSRFGCHRSSTRKRKRKPANNQAQLDALRSTKNEVRRKFRQAKRQGASLAELTSFARQFHQLIRRHSKLKAVMNKRDLKSSARNANKRCSTNFWKFSKDLFSDDSDTSNVLPQFSADEAYTFFQSTYSKQSLPPPPVLPSGVSSPRPPSRDFDIRPFSTSEILKKIKSTQNSAAPSPLDGLSYLVFKMCPSLLPALLDLFNCCWLSASIPQLWKTGVIRLFAKPAASKDPHDPSLFRPIALTPCIGKIYTSMLKDRWCQFMLENKFFDTSIQKAFLPGICGTEEHQYKLRSAIADAKRSRHTLSIYSIMLQTNYCPSSPTYIQTFSYKFPL